From one Peptoniphilaceae bacterium AMB_02 genomic stretch:
- a CDS encoding metal ABC transporter permease, whose product MNTITSYSFIIIAIGTSLLGIASSMVGVLAVNKGQSLVGDAVGHAALPGVILAFMLFETRNPGILILGAALTATAAYFLIEIVSSMTKVSSDAMLAIVLSGFFGGGLILKSYISGNPSYSPQLQAGLSNYIFGQAAYIMRNDVYYIAGISILTIFLIILFFKEFKVFIFDEEYAYMIGLNLKLLRVLLMFLMIMIIASGLKLVGAILISSFLIIPTITASLWTDKFKNNIVISSILTLCSTLTGTYLSSLMKGLSTGATIILIMGLLFIISSIISPKGILRRRYINV is encoded by the coding sequence ATGAACACCATAACTTCTTATTCATTTATAATAATTGCCATTGGAACATCTCTACTTGGGATTGCTTCTTCGATGGTAGGAGTGCTTGCAGTAAATAAGGGGCAGAGTCTTGTAGGAGATGCAGTTGGTCATGCCGCGCTACCGGGAGTAATCCTAGCTTTTATGTTATTTGAAACCAGAAATCCGGGCATACTGATACTTGGAGCTGCTCTTACAGCTACGGCTGCATACTTTTTAATTGAGATAGTTTCCAGTATGACAAAAGTAAGTTCGGATGCCATGCTTGCAATAGTATTATCGGGTTTTTTTGGAGGAGGATTGATACTAAAGAGTTATATATCCGGAAACCCTTCATATTCACCGCAATTGCAAGCCGGATTATCAAACTATATATTTGGACAAGCAGCATATATTATGAGAAATGATGTTTACTATATCGCAGGGATTTCGATATTGACAATCTTTTTGATTATACTGTTCTTTAAAGAATTTAAAGTTTTTATTTTCGATGAAGAGTATGCATATATGATTGGCTTGAACTTGAAACTTTTAAGAGTTTTATTGATGTTTTTAATGATAATGATAATTGCATCAGGATTGAAACTCGTTGGAGCAATACTCATATCTAGCTTTTTAATAATACCGACAATAACAGCTTCACTTTGGACAGATAAATTCAAGAACAATATCGTAATATCTTCAATTTTAACTTTATGTAGTACACTGACGGGAACTTACTTGAGTTCTTTAATGAAGGGCTTGTCGACAGGAGCCACCATAATCCTAATAATGGGACTCTTATTTATAATCTCCTCTATAATATCACCTAAGGGGATACTGAGAAGGAGGTATATAAATGTATGA
- a CDS encoding metal ABC transporter ATP-binding protein — protein MNKAIVEIEDFSIAYLEKPVVFDVDLNFIENSVTAIIGPNGAGKSTLIKGILGLIKPLSGEVKVFGKKIEKSLKRIAYIPQTETVNWDFPVTVKDVVLMGRYVHTGLFKKPSEFDKRKAMEAIEEMGILEFSDRQISELSGGQKQRVFFARAICQDADLYFMDEPLKGLDVKTERVIMSKFKEFKANGKTLVVVHHDLSTIAENFDHIVMINKRIISDGPTDEVFNDKNIELCYGVGV, from the coding sequence ATGAATAAAGCAATAGTTGAAATAGAAGATTTTTCTATAGCATATCTGGAAAAGCCGGTTGTATTCGATGTGGATTTGAATTTTATAGAAAATTCAGTCACTGCAATTATCGGCCCTAATGGTGCGGGTAAGTCTACCTTGATTAAAGGAATTTTAGGACTTATCAAACCATTATCCGGAGAGGTAAAAGTTTTTGGTAAAAAGATAGAAAAATCTTTAAAAAGAATAGCGTATATACCACAGACAGAGACTGTAAACTGGGATTTTCCAGTAACTGTTAAGGATGTGGTGTTGATGGGAAGATATGTCCATACAGGACTGTTTAAAAAACCAAGTGAATTCGATAAAAGAAAAGCAATGGAAGCCATTGAAGAAATGGGAATCTTGGAATTTTCCGATAGACAAATATCTGAATTGTCGGGAGGTCAGAAACAGAGAGTGTTTTTTGCAAGGGCAATATGTCAGGATGCAGATTTATACTTTATGGACGAACCGCTAAAAGGTCTAGATGTAAAAACTGAAAGAGTAATAATGTCAAAATTTAAGGAGTTCAAAGCAAACGGAAAAACTCTTGTAGTTGTGCATCACGATCTAAGCACTATCGCGGAAAATTTTGACCATATAGTAATGATAAATAAGAGAATTATTTCAGACGGACCGACCGATGAAGTTTTCAATGACAAAAATATTGAACTTTGCTATGGAGTAGGTGTGTAA
- a CDS encoding zinc ABC transporter substrate-binding protein → MKKIILVIGLVLAMLLTACTPVNKNENKNESVNDNKVSDDKKIVASSTSFINDMVKVLAGDFVQRELIIPAGEDPHVYVAKPEDLNKIKNANLVLYHGLHFEGKMIEMLEKVGQNITSEFSGEDTTIMEDDGETVLDPHFWFDLNLYKKAITKVAEHLEKLVPEKSKEIKENLNVYMTKLDELDKENRELLDQIPKESRYLVTPHDAFNYFSRYYNIEVVAPQGVSTQSEVANKDLEDTASLIAEKKIKAIFAETTTDPQRMEKLKEIVRSKGSDVKVVSGHGNELFSDSLAPEGEKGDSFIDMYRHNVKLISDNLK, encoded by the coding sequence ATGAAAAAGATAATATTAGTAATTGGATTAGTACTGGCAATGCTCTTAACTGCATGTACGCCTGTAAATAAAAATGAAAATAAGAATGAAAGTGTGAATGATAACAAAGTAAGTGATGACAAAAAGATAGTAGCTTCATCCACTTCATTTATCAATGATATGGTAAAAGTTTTAGCTGGTGATTTTGTTCAGAGAGAATTAATCATACCTGCCGGAGAAGATCCACATGTCTATGTTGCTAAACCCGAAGATTTAAACAAGATAAAAAACGCAAACCTGGTTCTCTATCATGGACTTCATTTTGAAGGTAAGATGATTGAAATGCTTGAAAAAGTTGGACAGAATATTACTTCAGAATTTTCAGGAGAAGATACTACGATTATGGAGGATGACGGAGAAACTGTTTTAGATCCGCATTTTTGGTTTGATTTAAATCTATATAAAAAGGCTATAACAAAAGTTGCAGAACATCTTGAAAAACTAGTACCTGAAAAATCTAAAGAGATTAAAGAAAATTTAAATGTATATATGACTAAACTTGACGAACTTGACAAAGAAAACAGGGAGCTGTTAGATCAGATACCTAAGGAAAGTAGATATTTGGTAACTCCTCATGATGCTTTTAACTACTTTAGTAGATATTACAATATCGAAGTTGTCGCGCCTCAAGGTGTGAGCACTCAATCTGAGGTCGCTAATAAGGATCTGGAGGATACAGCCAGTTTGATTGCTGAGAAAAAGATTAAGGCAATCTTCGCTGAAACCACAACAGATCCACAGAGAATGGAGAAATTAAAAGAAATTGTAAGAAGTAAGGGTTCGGATGTAAAAGTTGTCTCAGGTCATGGGAATGAGTTATTCTCAGATTCATTAGCTCCGGAGGGAGAGAAAGGAGATAGTTTCATAGACATGTATAGACATAATGTAAAACTCATCTCTGACAACTTGAAGTAA
- a CDS encoding Glu/Leu/Phe/Val dehydrogenase translates to MKIFDRMMEHDYEQVIFCQDKDTGLKAIICIHDTTLGPALGGCRILDYKSEDEALNDVLRLARGMTYKNAAAGLDLGGGKSVILGDPDTIKSEALFRVFGRFVEGLNGRYLTAEDVNSTTADMDFVNLETENVVGIEHKSGNPAPVTAYGTFRGIQAAANEVYGSDDLKGKVVAIQGVGSVGYYLSELLVNAGAKLIVTDIKKASIDRVVNEFGAESVAPDKIYGVECDIFSPCAMGAIINDFTVEELKCKIVAGSANNQLAENVHGDILDKKGILYVPDYVINSGGAINVAQEMKGYDKDRAMANTSLIYDACKRVFEIAKEDKIPTYRAADKMAEERINSLVAVKRILPHK, encoded by the coding sequence ATGAAAATTTTTGATAGAATGATGGAACATGATTATGAGCAAGTAATATTTTGCCAAGATAAGGATACGGGTTTAAAAGCTATTATATGTATACATGATACTACCTTGGGCCCTGCTCTTGGTGGATGTAGAATACTTGATTATAAATCGGAAGATGAGGCATTGAACGATGTCCTAAGACTTGCACGAGGAATGACTTATAAGAATGCGGCTGCAGGACTTGATCTCGGCGGTGGAAAATCTGTAATTCTAGGAGACCCTGATACTATTAAAAGCGAAGCTCTATTTAGAGTTTTCGGTAGATTTGTAGAAGGATTGAATGGAAGATACTTAACCGCAGAGGATGTAAACTCGACAACTGCAGATATGGACTTTGTAAATCTTGAAACTGAAAATGTAGTAGGTATTGAGCATAAGAGCGGTAATCCTGCTCCGGTAACTGCATATGGTACTTTTAGAGGTATACAAGCTGCAGCTAATGAAGTCTATGGTTCAGATGATTTAAAAGGTAAAGTTGTAGCAATACAAGGGGTTGGCTCTGTAGGTTATTATCTATCCGAGTTACTAGTAAATGCCGGAGCAAAGTTAATTGTCACCGATATTAAGAAAGCCTCTATCGATAGAGTTGTCAATGAGTTCGGTGCCGAGTCCGTTGCTCCCGATAAAATATATGGAGTAGAATGCGACATCTTCTCACCATGTGCAATGGGTGCAATAATAAATGATTTTACCGTTGAAGAGTTAAAGTGCAAGATAGTTGCAGGAAGTGCCAATAACCAGCTTGCTGAGAATGTACATGGAGATATTCTGGATAAGAAGGGTATCCTATACGTTCCGGATTATGTAATTAATAGCGGAGGCGCAATAAATGTTGCTCAGGAGATGAAAGGTTACGATAAGGACAGAGCAATGGCAAACACTTCTCTAATATACGATGCTTGTAAGAGAGTTTTCGAAATTGCAAAAGAAGATAAGATTCCAACATATAGAGCTGCCGATAAAATGGCAGAGGAGAGAATTAATTCTCTTGTAGCGGTAAAAAGAATATTACCACATAAATAA
- a CDS encoding serine hydrolase, which produces MKYRVNELTWGFKTNKNGFNGESFLVIDNASGSVIISKNENEKYNPASIAKLFVIDYILTMADKGTIIEGEKDALKLVKKGSSKADLNPDKYTLENLIAAMLVPSGNDAAYVVANHFGNLIYPNAQNIKDRIKYFMNGLGEHLKTEGYDDTVLYDPSGYDYDAKTSVKDIESVTNKLLKHEWIRNIVKQATYTTTLPNGKTVSWKNTNDFLNDKSKVYNPKVEGMKTGSLGDVFNLVVLYNDGDREFLICSLGSHSNKGRYEDVSFIIKTIDQLRNCVSSNTQKSIQ; this is translated from the coding sequence ATGAAATATAGAGTGAATGAATTAACATGGGGTTTTAAAACAAATAAGAATGGATTTAATGGCGAGTCATTTCTGGTAATCGACAATGCGAGTGGTAGTGTGATTATATCTAAGAACGAAAATGAAAAATATAATCCTGCAAGCATTGCCAAATTATTTGTGATTGACTATATTCTGACGATGGCTGATAAGGGTACTATAATTGAAGGTGAAAAGGACGCATTGAAGCTGGTAAAAAAGGGTTCTTCTAAAGCTGATTTAAACCCGGATAAGTATACACTGGAGAATTTAATAGCTGCAATGTTGGTGCCATCCGGTAATGATGCCGCATATGTTGTAGCGAATCATTTTGGAAATCTTATCTATCCTAACGCACAAAATATTAAAGATAGAATTAAGTACTTTATGAATGGTCTTGGAGAACATCTTAAAACTGAAGGCTACGATGATACGGTTTTGTACGATCCAAGTGGCTATGATTACGATGCAAAAACTTCTGTGAAGGATATCGAGTCGGTAACTAATAAACTTCTAAAGCATGAATGGATTAGAAATATTGTAAAACAAGCCACATACACAACAACACTGCCTAATGGGAAAACAGTCAGTTGGAAAAATACAAATGATTTTCTAAATGATAAATCTAAAGTATACAATCCTAAAGTAGAGGGTATGAAAACAGGCTCTTTGGGCGATGTTTTTAATTTGGTTGTCTTATATAATGATGGAGATAGAGAATTTCTTATCTGTAGTTTGGGGTCCCACTCCAATAAAGGGCGCTACGAGGATGTCAGCTTTATTATTAAAACCATTGACCAATTGAGAAACTGCGTGAGTTCAAATACTCAAAAATCAATCCAATAA
- a CDS encoding helix-turn-helix domain-containing protein, whose translation MKDINIARVISENRKLKGITQDELANYIGVSKSSVSKWETAQSYPDITFLPQLASYFNISIDELMGYEPQMTKEDIRNLYLRLSNEFYEKPFEDIITYCQEVIKKYFSCYPLLYQIGVLLFNNSNLANNEKRMKEIIVEAKKLFIKIKNESDDIELVKQAFYMETLSLITLGYPDEVIKLLDESNSLVMSVEILLGKAYQMIGNTDKAKETLQIEIYQYMRTLLQLLHSYLSLFIDDEKQFDEISKRFLTIANIFNLDKLKPDALLPFYLTLAHGKIVNRNTDKALEYLENYTRIATGNIYPLKLKGDDFFTLIDKWFENFPIGTNPPRNEKVIKQSMYEAVVNNPNFSTFEDNTQYKNLVMKLRNNC comes from the coding sequence ATGAAAGATATTAACATTGCACGTGTAATATCAGAAAATCGAAAACTAAAAGGCATTACACAAGATGAGTTAGCAAATTATATAGGTGTTTCTAAATCTTCTGTTTCAAAATGGGAGACTGCACAAAGTTATCCGGACATCACTTTTTTACCTCAATTAGCTAGTTATTTTAACATTAGTATTGATGAGCTAATGGGTTATGAACCTCAAATGACAAAGGAGGATATACGTAATCTTTATCTTAGGCTATCAAATGAGTTTTATGAAAAGCCATTTGAAGATATAATTACTTATTGTCAAGAAGTCATTAAAAAATATTTTTCTTGTTATCCTCTACTTTACCAAATAGGTGTATTATTGTTTAACAATAGTAATCTTGCTAATAATGAAAAAAGAATGAAAGAAATTATTGTAGAAGCAAAAAAATTGTTTATAAAGATTAAAAATGAAAGTGACGATATTGAGTTAGTAAAACAAGCATTTTATATGGAAACTTTATCTTTAATTACTCTAGGTTATCCTGATGAAGTGATTAAATTATTAGATGAATCAAATTCATTAGTAATGTCCGTAGAAATATTGCTTGGTAAAGCATATCAAATGATTGGAAATACTGATAAAGCAAAGGAAACGCTACAAATAGAGATATATCAATATATGAGAACTTTGCTACAACTTTTACATTCATATTTATCCTTATTTATTGATGATGAAAAACAATTTGATGAAATTTCAAAACGTTTTCTAACAATTGCAAATATATTTAATTTAGATAAATTGAAGCCAGATGCTTTATTACCATTTTATCTCACTTTAGCACATGGAAAAATAGTTAATAGAAACACAGATAAAGCTCTCGAATATTTAGAAAACTACACAAGAATTGCAACAGGAAATATTTATCCACTGAAATTAAAAGGAGATGACTTCTTCACATTAATTGATAAGTGGTTTGAAAATTTTCCTATAGGTACTAATCCACCAAGAAATGAAAAAGTTATTAAACAAAGTATGTATGAGGCTGTTGTCAATAATCCAAATTTCTCAACTTTTGAAGATAATACTCAATATAAAAACCTAGTTATGAAACTAAGAAATAATTGTTAG
- a CDS encoding PLD nuclease N-terminal domain-containing protein — protein MGSLEILREYLPFLVPLIILEIILATTALVHVIKNSKYRFGNKIMWIVVVLLLQIIGPVVYFAFGRGDD, from the coding sequence ATGGGCAGTTTAGAAATCCTAAGGGAATATTTACCATTCTTAGTCCCTTTAATTATCTTGGAGATTATTCTAGCGACTACAGCTCTTGTTCATGTAATAAAAAATTCTAAATATCGTTTTGGAAACAAAATTATGTGGATTGTTGTTGTTCTACTTCTCCAAATTATTGGACCAGTTGTTTACTTTGCTTTTGGAAGAGGTGACGATTAG
- a CDS encoding ABC transporter ATP-binding protein: MNVLEINQLNKSFGKKEVLSGLDMKVPKNSIFGFVGQNGVGKTTTMKIILGLLKADSGNVTVCGEKVSYGDTKTNRHIGYLPDVPEFYGYMKPMEYLLLCGEITGLTKNDTLSKGKELLELVGLSDENRKIKSFSRGMKQRLGIAQALLNKPKLLICDEPTSALDPIGRRQILDILLTIKGQTTVVFSTHILSDVERVCDYVAVLHKGKLALNGTLSEIRDQYSTNGFNIEFETEEQLSNFSNSNDLKDHDIHLLRNKNLLTVTFNNISKDGHFLVHLLYQKRIVPLKFEKIEPSLENLFTEVVK; the protein is encoded by the coding sequence GTGAATGTTTTGGAAATCAATCAACTTAATAAAAGCTTCGGAAAGAAGGAAGTTCTATCTGGTTTGGATATGAAGGTTCCTAAAAATTCAATTTTTGGCTTCGTTGGGCAAAACGGTGTAGGCAAAACGACTACCATGAAAATTATATTAGGGTTATTAAAAGCAGACAGTGGAAATGTTACTGTCTGCGGGGAAAAGGTATCTTATGGTGATACTAAAACTAATCGACATATTGGATATCTACCCGATGTTCCTGAATTTTATGGTTATATGAAACCAATGGAATACTTACTATTGTGTGGTGAAATCACAGGATTAACAAAAAATGATACACTTTCAAAAGGAAAAGAACTCCTTGAGTTAGTAGGACTTAGTGATGAAAATCGGAAAATAAAGTCATTTTCCCGAGGAATGAAACAAAGACTAGGGATAGCACAAGCATTGCTTAATAAACCAAAACTACTAATTTGTGATGAGCCAACATCAGCCCTTGACCCTATTGGACGTAGGCAAATTTTAGATATTTTATTAACCATCAAAGGACAAACGACTGTAGTCTTTTCTACTCATATTCTATCTGATGTGGAAAGAGTGTGTGACTATGTAGCAGTTCTACATAAAGGTAAACTAGCACTAAATGGAACCCTTTCAGAAATCAGAGATCAATATAGCACTAATGGATTCAATATTGAATTTGAGACTGAAGAACAATTAAGTAATTTCTCTAATTCAAACGATTTAAAAGACCATGATATCCATCTTTTAAGAAATAAAAATCTATTAACCGTTACATTCAATAATATAAGTAAAGATGGACATTTTTTAGTACATTTACTATATCAAAAGAGAATAGTTCCATTGAAATTTGAAAAAATCGAACCATCTTTAGAAAATTTATTTACTGAGGTGGTAAAATGA
- a CDS encoding ABC transporter permease subunit: protein MTHYIAFLKKEILESIRTYKLLIMLIVFVLIGVMNPFTAKLTPHIIKTLIPEGNSISIPEATALDSWAQFFKNIAQMGLIVTILVFSGILVTELSKGTLINMLTKGLSRKAVILSKFTFMTLIWTLSVTISFIITWAYTVYLFPGDRTNNLLFSVFCLWLFGLFLLSLLMFSSTVTNTNYGSLIIVGVTVVIGMLLNIIPSFQKYNPISLSTRNMELLTNTLNPTFLYSSIGVTVIIIIVLMTLSILIFRKKEIQ, encoded by the coding sequence ATGACACACTATATTGCATTTCTTAAAAAAGAAATATTGGAGAGCATTCGGACTTATAAGCTGCTCATTATGCTAATCGTCTTTGTATTAATAGGTGTGATGAACCCCTTTACAGCAAAACTAACTCCACATATTATTAAAACCCTAATACCAGAAGGAAACTCAATTTCTATTCCTGAAGCCACTGCTTTAGACTCATGGGCACAATTTTTCAAGAACATCGCTCAAATGGGATTAATAGTAACAATTCTAGTTTTTAGTGGAATATTAGTTACTGAGCTTTCTAAAGGAACATTAATTAACATGCTAACGAAAGGATTATCCCGCAAAGCTGTAATTCTGTCTAAATTTACTTTCATGACGTTAATATGGACATTGAGTGTTACAATTTCATTTATTATTACTTGGGCCTATACAGTATATTTATTTCCAGGTGATAGAACAAACAATTTACTTTTTTCAGTATTTTGTTTATGGTTATTCGGTTTATTTTTGCTTTCCTTGCTAATGTTCTCATCTACTGTAACAAATACTAATTATGGTAGTTTAATTATTGTTGGGGTTACTGTAGTAATTGGTATGTTGCTAAACATAATTCCGAGTTTTCAAAAATATAATCCAATATCACTTTCAACAAGAAACATGGAGTTATTGACAAATACATTAAATCCAACTTTTTTATACAGTTCCATTGGCGTTACTGTTATAATTATTATTGTTTTGATGACTTTATCTATATTAATTTTCAGAAAAAAGGAGATACAGTAA
- a CDS encoding MATE family efflux transporter, translating into MVGVISKVNVLYIAILIGISLGAQPIMGFNYGAKKFDRVKEATLINMRAVTIISIITFAIFQLFPLQIIRIFGTGTPEYEEFAIRYIRIFMFMIPLNGAQPAASFLFTAIGKPVKGLIISLSRHIIFFLPAIFILPGYFGIEGVLFTGPVADLLAAIVAFSLYMIEIKKLKSLIGDENELISTN; encoded by the coding sequence GTGGTCGGAGTAATATCAAAGGTGAATGTTCTTTATATTGCAATATTAATAGGAATCTCTTTGGGAGCACAACCCATTATGGGTTTTAATTACGGTGCAAAAAAATTCGACAGGGTGAAAGAAGCAACGCTGATAAACATGCGTGCAGTCACGATAATTTCGATAATAACCTTTGCAATATTCCAATTGTTTCCACTTCAGATTATCAGAATATTTGGGACTGGAACTCCGGAATATGAAGAGTTTGCCATCAGATATATAAGGATTTTCATGTTTATGATCCCACTAAATGGTGCTCAGCCTGCAGCTTCGTTTTTATTTACTGCAATAGGAAAGCCGGTAAAAGGTCTTATTATTTCGCTATCAAGACATATAATATTCTTTCTACCTGCTATCTTTATACTGCCAGGATATTTTGGCATTGAAGGCGTCCTTTTTACAGGACCTGTGGCAGACTTATTAGCTGCAATAGTAGCATTTAGTTTATATATGATTGAAATAAAGAAGCTAAAGAGCTTAATTGGCGATGAAAATGAGTTGATTAGTACAAATTAA
- a CDS encoding MATE family efflux transporter, whose translation MSKRAENPLGYEPIAPLMLKYAIPSIISGLVGAIYNIVDQLFIGRGVGMLGNAATNVAFPLVTFTIAMSLLIGVGTASNFNLQLGARNEEKAKRIFGTGISLSIIFGLIITFFAIMLLPKLLIIFGSTEEVYPYAIEYASITTKGTLFLMASIVFPILIRADGSPRFAMIVALTGAILNMILDPIFIFIFNMGIAGAAWATVISQAVSTIMGVYYFLVKLQSFDLTRSMFNPVQKCSRFSCALDIFKLGLSPLVNHFSIMIMTIVLNQSLNYYGKLSALVAQYPWLWSE comes from the coding sequence ATGAGTAAAAGAGCTGAAAATCCATTAGGATATGAACCAATAGCTCCGCTTATGTTAAAATACGCCATACCATCCATAATCTCAGGATTGGTAGGGGCAATTTACAATATTGTCGACCAACTTTTCATAGGAAGAGGCGTCGGCATGCTCGGTAATGCAGCGACAAATGTAGCTTTTCCACTGGTCACTTTTACGATAGCCATGTCGCTACTAATCGGCGTAGGGACAGCATCAAACTTTAACTTGCAATTAGGGGCAAGAAATGAAGAAAAGGCAAAGAGAATATTTGGAACGGGAATCAGCTTATCTATTATATTTGGACTGATTATAACCTTTTTTGCCATAATGCTTTTGCCGAAACTTTTGATTATTTTCGGAAGTACTGAAGAGGTCTATCCGTATGCTATCGAATATGCATCGATTACTACCAAGGGAACTCTATTTTTAATGGCATCAATTGTATTTCCCATATTGATAAGGGCAGATGGATCGCCAAGGTTTGCGATGATTGTAGCTCTTACAGGTGCGATATTAAATATGATTTTAGATCCGATTTTCATCTTTATATTTAATATGGGAATTGCAGGTGCTGCATGGGCGACAGTAATCAGTCAAGCGGTTAGTACCATAATGGGAGTTTACTATTTTTTGGTCAAATTGCAGTCATTTGATTTAACAAGATCCATGTTTAATCCGGTGCAGAAGTGCTCGAGATTCAGCTGTGCACTTGACATCTTTAAACTGGGACTATCACCTCTTGTAAATCACTTTTCGATTATGATAATGACCATTGTGCTAAACCAGTCGCTTAATTACTACGGAAAACTTTCGGCTTTGGTAGCTCAATACCCCTGGCTGTGGTCGGAGTAA
- a CDS encoding patatin-like phospholipase family protein codes for MKGLVLEGGGAKGAFQIGAYKALTEYGYEFDGVTGTSIGSLNGAMICQNDFEDLEAIWTEINPEEIFGEKLPAKLIETELSFDLLKNYSSEIKDLVFQGGIDIKPIYEYITKHIDEERIRKSKMDFGLVTYNLTDWKAEKLFKEDIPEGQLCDYLMASCYLPVFKRSELGGKIYLDGGFADNLPFSMLLDKGYTELVLIRNEGFGFSGKPDEDEVKTLEIKPRHDLGKLLDFSASNSNRLIKLGYMDTLVCLGALHGEYYSIGGDISEFTKSLFTIPDEKISELALCI; via the coding sequence ATGAAAGGTTTGGTATTAGAAGGTGGCGGAGCGAAGGGTGCTTTTCAAATCGGTGCCTATAAAGCATTAACTGAATATGGATATGAATTTGACGGGGTTACAGGCACTTCCATCGGGTCTTTGAATGGCGCTATGATCTGTCAGAACGATTTTGAAGATTTGGAAGCGATTTGGACTGAAATAAATCCTGAGGAGATATTTGGGGAAAAACTGCCTGCGAAACTTATTGAAACTGAATTGTCATTTGATCTGTTGAAAAATTACTCTTCAGAGATTAAAGATCTAGTTTTTCAAGGTGGAATAGATATAAAACCCATTTACGAATACATCACAAAACATATAGATGAAGAGAGGATAAGGAAGAGTAAGATGGATTTCGGTCTGGTAACCTATAATCTAACGGACTGGAAGGCGGAGAAACTCTTTAAGGAAGATATTCCTGAAGGGCAGCTTTGCGACTACTTGATGGCATCTTGTTACTTGCCAGTTTTCAAAAGAAGCGAGCTCGGAGGAAAAATATATTTGGATGGCGGATTTGCTGACAATTTACCTTTTTCCATGCTATTAGATAAGGGTTATACCGAGTTGGTACTGATCAGGAATGAAGGATTTGGATTTTCAGGAAAACCCGATGAGGATGAGGTTAAAACTTTGGAAATTAAGCCTAGACATGATCTCGGAAAACTCCTGGATTTTAGTGCAAGCAATAGCAACAGACTTATCAAACTCGGATACATGGATACTTTGGTTTGCCTTGGAGCATTGCATGGAGAGTACTATAGCATAGGTGGAGACATATCAGAGTTTACAAAAAGTCTATTTACCATTCCCGATGAAAAAATCAGTGAATTAGCATTATGCATATAG
- a CDS encoding deaminase, with product MRKSWEEYFMDLAHNVAARGTCDRAYVGCVIVNNENRIVSTGYNGSIAGNPHCDEIGHTMRDGHCIATIHAEMNALLYCAKEGIAVKGCYCYVTHFPCLNCTKALIQAGISKIYYHEGYRIDDYAIELLNRNNIEYIQI from the coding sequence ATGAGAAAATCTTGGGAAGAGTATTTTATGGATTTAGCCCATAATGTCGCAGCTAGAGGAACATGCGATAGAGCATATGTCGGATGTGTCATAGTAAATAATGAAAACAGAATCGTATCTACAGGTTACAATGGTTCAATTGCAGGTAATCCGCATTGTGATGAAATCGGTCATACGATGAGAGATGGTCACTGTATAGCTACAATCCATGCAGAGATGAACGCACTTCTTTATTGTGCAAAAGAAGGCATTGCTGTTAAGGGCTGTTACTGCTATGTTACGCATTTCCCCTGTTTAAATTGTACTAAAGCATTGATTCAGGCGGGAATCTCGAAAATCTACTACCATGAAGGTTATAGAATCGATGATTATGCCATTGAATTATTAAATCGCAATAATATTGAGTATATACAAATCTAA